One Osmerus eperlanus chromosome 2, fOsmEpe2.1, whole genome shotgun sequence genomic window, acacacacacaatacttagGACACTTCCTGCAGAGTAGGTGACCTTTTCGACAACAGATGTAAGTGAAGGGACCCTCCCGTCGGACCTCCACTTGGCGAGGCGTGGTTTGAGGAAGGTGAGGCCCAGTCTCTGGACTAGTTTGATCCCCAGCTTCCTCAACATGGCCTGGCTGCTGTCCGACAGACGCCGCTGGTCCAGACACTGGAGCACGGTCGGGGCTGTGGGAACCAAGAGGGAAAGGACAGGCTCACTGGTTTCCTCACTGGCAATGCAGGAAGGAGGGTCACAGAGAGCACAGTCACAAGGATTGTGGGGGAAACTTACCATACTGGAGGAAATCATCACGTTTTCCGTGCTTGAAAATCTGGGCCTGTTGGACAGAGGACCTCATCAATTTGGTCTCAAAATCCAGAAACATACTGAATACTGAAAGGTACAATGTACTGCCAATTTTCAGGCTCGCTATCGAATgagctttaataaatatttgAAACCTATGGCATTAAGTCACTGTTAGTACTACTTTTAAATGGTAATTAAACTAACATGGAATGCTTGGAACATCATCCAGTCCATTCACAATGTTGTCTTCCATCACTATTTTCTGTTCTTGGTGCCTTTCTAAAAGGGGTGCTGTACACTACGAGCTTGTGAACATGCTTAAGCCCTCCAGGCCATCAGAACACACAGAGCCTGTTTGAAAGCCTCCAAGCACCAGATAGAGGCATGTCCAACTCACAGCTCCAAAGTGTAAGGAGGGATGCTTTAAAGTTGTAGTACTGGTTCCAATCTCAATGATATTACACTTGAAGGTTGCAATAAATGAGCTCCGGCTCAAGCAACACCTGTCATTGTGTGTCAAGTGCCAATAACATCCAAAAGAGACCAGAGGATGAGATGATCTCAATGGACTTTGGTCCGAAAGACCTACTTTCTTTCTGTGGGACTGGTTTGCTTCAAGGTCCCCAATAAGACAGACACTGAAGCAGATCCTTTTGTCTTGGCTTATCAGATAGCCTACGGTGGGCAGCAGGTGTACTATGCACCTGTCCCAGCCACACTAGCAATTATATGAAAAATACCAGTCAAGTCGGCTCTTGTCGGTGACACTTACAAATTACAGGTTTAGGCTGTTTAACCGTGCAAACACACAATTacaccgcgcacacacacacacacacacaattaaataGGTGCAAGGAATGAGTGCCAGGTTTCAAGGCTGAGTGTTTTACCAGAGATTGCATAGCCCCATCCAGCACCACTATCCCCTCCATGGTCTGGTCATCTGCCTGGGATATGGTAGTGAGGCTCCAGTCCAGGAAGTCTCCCAGGCGCCTCAGCTTCACGTCAGGACGAGTCACAAACCTGGCACCAGACATCATGTCAATATAAACAGGAAGAGTGAAGCTGAGACCAAGTTGGTTTGGAAACTACGTATCTTTGAATGCAATACTGCCCTCTTCTGGTAAAAATGGAATAACTAAATATGAAGTATTACAGTTCAGCAGAGCTTTGTTCTGTGAGTGATTACAATGCCTGCTATTGCATATTGTAAGTCCATCATTATTAGTTCATCAACtataatttaaaaataaaatctgTACTCACTTTGATACCAGAACAGATGCAGCATCTCTGGACTTGTCACTGACTGTGAGATAAGACTGCAAAGTACAAAAAGCATGTTATTATTTATAACAGAGATTTATAACATTTATCACTGTAACGCACTACAGATGTTTATAAACATTAGCGGAAGTTTACCCAAACGCATGTTGTGGAGGGGCTGATGTTACCTTGGTGATAGCAAGGATGCGGTCCATAATAggctctctggcctgacccGATTCTGGGTCCAGATGACCATCCAGACGGCAGAGGTCAAAGGGTATGAGGCAGGTCATCGAGAGCCACAGAAGCAGCATGTAACGGGTTTCCCATGTCTAACAAAACCAGAAGCAAGATAAAAGGAACCACTTAGGAAAGATAAAATACAAGTGCTTAAAATCTGACATTTGTGGGGTCCTTTCAAAGAGGAACACATTTTGAGATTGCCgaagttatttacatttacatttagtcatttagcagacgctcttatccagagcgacttacagtaagtacagggacattcccgaggcaagtagggtgaagtgccttgcccaaggacacaacgtcttttggcacggctgggaatcgaactggcaaccttctgattactagcccgactccctcaccgctcagccatctgactcccagttataataataataataataataacaacaacaatccATTGTTCCCTTTCATTGCCGAGGCACAATAAAAGGTTAATAAAGGTGACAGACTCACCTCTGGATCTTTGGGGTCCTGCCTAGACAAGAGATCCAGAACTGGCTGGACATCGGCTACCTCATGAGGAAGCAGCTGCATGAAGACTTTGTAGCCTCTCACCTAACCCCAAAAAGTATTATCATCACTGAAGCATGTGACACAGGAACAGAGAAAGATGGACAGTCTTCCTGGAGCCTACTTTACCTTGGAGATGATGTAGAGGAATTTAAAGCCCAGATGGGCCAGTAGAGGGGGAGACTTCTCGCTTCTCACAAGGTCCAACAGCATGTTCAACATCCATTCTGTGACGAGAGAGAATGTCGATTGTAACCACTGCAATTTGACACACTTCAATGTTTCTCGTGCAACTTGCATTACCCAAATGAGGGTCCAGAAGATGTGGTTGCTCCTGGTAACGGTCCATGATGActtcacaaaaacaaacatgtcGTTATCGTTAAATAGTGTAACAGTAACTGTTCGTGcaataaaacattttcacaTATGTATTATCAGTCAAACGAGAAGACTCACCCAGGAATTTCTCTGTACATGACTCCCTTGACACCATGTCTCCATAGGCCTCTGGTAGACTCGCTATAAGGGCACGGGTCTCAGCGCTCTCGCTGAACCCTCCTAGGACGCTTGTTTTGGTAATAACTTCGGGCTCGCAAACACCATCCTCCCCATTGCACCCATTGTCTACCTCAGTTAATGCCATGGTTGTCTGACTTTTAGTGAAATGTTTAATTCGTGCACTGGTGCTGGCAGAGAAGACGGTAACTTTAGGCACTGGAGTTAGTTTGCATCAACAGCTCAAATAATTGCATAGCCATGCAATCATTCATGCTTTACGCTGACTGAAGATGTACTTTAGACTAGTCAAGCTCTGCTAACGTACTGGTTTGTTAGACAACTGGTTAGCCAGTcagattagctagctagcagagtAGCCAGACCTAGACATAAACTGAATTAAACGACTACGATACACGGGATGTAGCTTGTGGGTTAGCTCTATATATTTATGTCCAAAAATGACACGCACTAAAATTGGAGCCTCAAATATTAAGCTAGCTATTACTTGATTGCGTAGGTTCCTCTGTTGTGAAGTTCCCGCAGCATCGCGTTGGTATCCACCCTACAGTACAGTGTCTGATAAGGGACATTTAAAGAGCGTTTATTGAAAGAACACAGTGAATTAAAAGTGCTTTATTGAATAGGATaaactgcattgacaccaaatacCAAAACTAACAAGTGAAGGGCCTGCAGGAAAGGACATCTAGTAAAACTGTTGGTCATTGAATTGCTTAGGTATTGTTACAGTACTGAAAGGTATTGTAATAATCTTTACAAATTGGCATAATCAAATTACTATTAAATATGTCCAATtattaacaaaacaaaacaaaaattttaagaattatttgtatttttctcaATGACCCAAAACTACTGATACCACTATTAATCTAATCTATAGTGTTATTAAGCAATTGGAATGTTCCTTTATCTCagattactgtactgtacaacagTGGCATCTGTTTCTTTCATTTGTTCCTTCATTCATTTTCAGTATTAGTAATTCAGTATTCACTACAGTGTTTTGCATCAGATAATCGGCCTCTGCATGGGCCAAGACTAGCTTGCGGTGTAGGACTTTGTGGGGTTTAAGCAAGTTGTTGCACATTATTTAACAAGGTCTTTCATGATTCTCAGTGAGGAGCCTCTATAGCCTCCACCGAAGTGGTTCCAGTGATTTAGGTAGTGAAAGAGTTGATACAGCTGATTCCGCTTTGCAAAACCCAAAGCCTTGGGGATCTTTTCATGGTAAGCTGAGTAAAAAGAGCTACTGAAGCCCCCAAACATCCCTGCAATGCCCAGCTCATACTCTGCATGGCCATAGAAGGAGGCTGGGTCAAAGATGACAGGGCCCTCTGAACACTCGGCCACGTTGCCTCCCCACAGGTCTccatggagcagggcaggaaaCACCTCTACATCCGCAAACAACTGGGGAATTTTCAGCTGATCAAATGGGAAATATACAAGTGCAGAGTTAAGAGGTGGCATGTCTGTCCTGAATATAATCTGATGGGATTTTCTATGTATTATTACAGATTCCCTCATTAAGTACAGTATTACCAACCTGCAGCTGGGCCCAAAGCTCtctggcctccctgtctccacaaGACTGCTCAACCATGTTAAGCTGGTGCTGTAGTCTCTGCTGAGAGTAGAATGTCACCCAGTCATTCTGCCACTCATTCTCCTGAAGAAATCAAAGGGAAAATAGGATGACTGTCTATATTCTGAGACATTAGTATATTCATATGCTAATAATTCATATTCGTAGTGTACATGAAGTTTCTGTTTCTAAGTAACATACTTGAGGCAGGTACCCACAGCATGTCGGCACATGAAAGCCAAACTTGTCAATGACAGGTACATCTGACCGTCCAGCTCCTTtacctgtatgtgtgcatatgacAAGGATTGACCATCAtgacacacagacatcacaAAATGTCTGCTACATTTTCATGACGTGTATTGCACTGTAGTGGGGATTTCTTATCATGGTAGTGGTATTGCTTGGGAGAACTACCAACTGTCTGCTGCTCATTAGTTAGTTTATCTCTCAGTCTCTGGTTGTGGAGATGCAGGTCAGCTAAACGCTCTCCCAGCTGTTTCGAGCGCCTGTGGAAATCAGTGTCAGGGATAACATTAGGGCCGTGTTGCTTATGTGCTGCTTTTCAAAATCCAGAACAGTATGATAATGTGCTTACTTGCTAAGTCCTCTCATGTCAACATGCTCCATGACAAATGCAGTACCTCCTGTGTCAAGTTCAATCACTTTCACAGGCTTGGGTACTTGAACTGTTTCTGTCATAAGGATTGCATCCAAGCTTGCCATCTCCCCGTCA contains:
- the fn3krp gene encoding ketosamine-3-kinase isoform X2, encoding MFDGEMASLDAILMTETVQVPKPVKVIELDTGGTAFVMEHVDMRGLSKRSKQLGERLADLHLHNQRLRDKLTNEQQTVGKGAGRSDVPVIDKFGFHVPTCCGYLPQENEWQNDWVTFYSQQRLQHQLNMVEQSCGDREARELWAQLQLKIPQLFADVEVFPALLHGDLWGGNVAECSEGPVIFDPASFYGHAEYELGIAGMFGGFSSSFYSAYHEKIPKALGFAKRNQLYQLFHYLNHWNHFGGGYRGSSLRIMKDLVK
- the fn3krp gene encoding ketosamine-3-kinase isoform X1 produces the protein MEAQLKKELSTSILKSTGHSGGGCISEGQSYDTDNGRVFVKINHKSQAKLMFDGEMASLDAILMTETVQVPKPVKVIELDTGGTAFVMEHVDMRGLSKRSKQLGERLADLHLHNQRLRDKLTNEQQTVGKGAGRSDVPVIDKFGFHVPTCCGYLPQENEWQNDWVTFYSQQRLQHQLNMVEQSCGDREARELWAQLQLKIPQLFADVEVFPALLHGDLWGGNVAECSEGPVIFDPASFYGHAEYELGIAGMFGGFSSSFYSAYHEKIPKALGFAKRNQLYQLFHYLNHWNHFGGGYRGSSLRIMKDLVK